A window of the Paenibacillus woosongensis genome harbors these coding sequences:
- a CDS encoding XRE family transcriptional regulator, translated as MKYELGRCLLNERLMESGKSAEWLAKDLLFKPERVYDFIENKRVMPLKIAISIADSIGCDVRALYELIPNDNEAMGGLIE; from the coding sequence TTGAAATATGAACTAGGGCGTTGCTTACTGAATGAACGGTTGATGGAATCCGGAAAGTCAGCGGAATGGCTAGCAAAAGACTTGCTTTTTAAACCGGAACGAGTTTACGACTTTATTGAAAACAAAAGAGTGATGCCACTCAAAATTGCGATATCGATCGCCGATTCCATCGGTTGTGATGTTCGTGCCTTGTATGAATTAATTCCGAACGATAATGAAGCAATGGGGGGATTAATCGAATAA
- a CDS encoding copper amine oxidase N-terminal domain-containing protein: MKKISFVALIAIMVFAIMPISASAFMGKRDVVVDGFALSGGAIDKNNITFVPFRELFTQLGLTVGYDSKSKKVTGTKGELHVTFTIGSKKANINGVNKTLQVAPFNSNGSVYVPLRIVSEATGSTVVHLKDVDIVLVNSPSFEGLIYDSPSGSLEITKEGELTKTNNLVLIDFLDFLPEEEIVYQKDISSGTNHNYKVTLTPDAVIEYIED; this comes from the coding sequence ATGAAGAAAATATCATTTGTAGCGCTGATTGCAATAATGGTGTTTGCTATAATGCCTATATCAGCATCTGCATTTATGGGGAAAAGAGATGTTGTAGTAGACGGTTTTGCATTATCTGGAGGGGCAATTGACAAGAACAATATTACTTTTGTTCCATTTCGAGAATTATTTACTCAATTAGGACTAACAGTTGGATATGATTCGAAAAGTAAAAAAGTAACAGGCACTAAGGGGGAACTGCATGTAACTTTCACGATAGGGAGCAAGAAGGCGAACATAAACGGAGTAAATAAAACACTCCAAGTTGCGCCATTTAATTCAAATGGAAGTGTTTATGTGCCTCTACGTATCGTATCGGAAGCGACAGGTAGCACAGTTGTACATCTAAAGGACGTAGATATTGTACTAGTAAACAGCCCATCTTTTGAGGGACTGATTTATGACTCTCCAAGTGGATCGCTAGAGATCACCAAAGAAGGGGAATTAACTAAAACTAACAATTTAGTTCTGATAGATTTCCTCGATTTCTTACCAGAAGAAGAGATAGTTTATCAAAAAGACATCTCAAGCGGGACTAACCATAACTATAAAGTAACATTGACGCCAGACGCGGTAATTGAATACATAGAAGATTAG
- the rarD gene encoding EamA family transporter RarD produces MNNGLVNAIIAYIMWGVLPLYWKLFNGVPAGEILSHRVVWSFVFMGILVAFQRRWGDIKRIAASRSLLLSLTASGLLIAANWLIFIWAVNNDHVVETSLGYYLNPLLNVLLAVVFLREKPNRGQWLAIAIAGAAVLIIAIDYGRFPWISITLAATFGLYGLAKKKIRQDASVGLLSETAVVLPVALGYWIYLAAVGRTTAWTLPVSTFVELLLSGLVTALPLLFFARAAARMALSTLGFVQYIGPTIMLLLSVFVFKESVSPVLLIGFALIWTALAVYAAASVRGTKLARAR; encoded by the coding sequence ATGAACAATGGGTTGGTCAATGCTATTATCGCGTATATCATGTGGGGGGTTCTCCCGCTTTATTGGAAATTGTTTAACGGTGTGCCGGCAGGCGAGATTCTGTCACATCGGGTTGTCTGGTCGTTCGTCTTCATGGGTATTCTCGTCGCCTTCCAGCGTCGCTGGGGTGACATAAAGCGGATTGCGGCTAGCCGCTCGCTCCTGCTGTCGCTCACCGCTAGCGGACTGTTGATCGCTGCTAATTGGCTCATCTTCATCTGGGCGGTCAACAACGACCATGTCGTCGAGACAAGTCTCGGCTATTATTTGAACCCGTTGCTGAACGTGCTGCTTGCGGTTGTCTTCCTTCGTGAGAAGCCAAACCGTGGCCAATGGCTCGCGATAGCCATCGCTGGCGCCGCGGTGCTCATCATCGCCATCGACTACGGACGGTTCCCATGGATCTCAATCACACTGGCCGCGACGTTTGGTTTGTACGGCCTCGCGAAGAAGAAGATCAGACAAGACGCTTCGGTAGGCTTGCTGTCGGAGACAGCTGTAGTCCTGCCTGTTGCGCTCGGCTACTGGATCTATTTGGCCGCCGTGGGGAGGACGACGGCATGGACGCTACCTGTGTCCACGTTCGTCGAACTGCTTCTTTCCGGCTTAGTAACAGCGCTACCGCTGCTTTTCTTTGCGCGAGCGGCTGCCCGGATGGCGCTGTCCACGCTCGGCTTCGTACAATACATCGGGCCGACGATCATGCTGTTACTGAGCGTATTCGTGTTCAAGGAATCAGTCTCGCCGGTTCTTCTCATCGGCTTCGCGCTCATCTGGACAGCGCTTGCCGTATACGCTGCGGCATCGGTTCGCGGCACGAAACTCGCGAGGGCGCGCTGA
- a CDS encoding VOC family protein, giving the protein MKPRITVLTIGVDDLERSLVFYRDGLGFSTEGIIGKEFEHGAVAFFELEAGLRLAIFERKNLALDAKISQTHPNPAEFTLGHNVSSKEEVDQVMEEAKKAGATITVPAHDTFWGGYSGYFQDPDGHLWEVVWNPQWEI; this is encoded by the coding sequence ATGAAACCACGAATTACGGTTCTTACAATTGGGGTAGATGATTTGGAGCGATCCTTGGTATTCTATCGAGATGGTCTAGGATTTTCTACTGAAGGTATTATTGGAAAAGAATTTGAACATGGTGCCGTTGCCTTTTTCGAATTGGAAGCAGGCTTAAGACTCGCAATTTTTGAACGTAAAAATCTCGCCCTTGATGCGAAAATTAGCCAGACTCACCCGAACCCTGCTGAATTTACTCTTGGTCATAATGTAAGTAGCAAAGAAGAGGTTGATCAGGTAATGGAAGAAGCGAAGAAGGCTGGTGCTACTATTACAGTCCCGGCGCACGACACCTTTTGGGGTGGTTATTCTGGCTATTTCCAAGATCCCGATGGACATTTATGGGAAGTAGTTTGGAACCCGCAATGGGAAATTTGA
- a CDS encoding TetR/AcrR family transcriptional regulator: MRIRDENKVEAIYDATIQLVNEIGFAEASISKIAKKANVSAATIYIYHENKEDLLLKTYLKIKSKMSERMFQRLDKTRTVKEQFDSIIRNYVEFIVTFKEYFLFLEQIMTSPLPQRWCLDDTASLFQPIFEMYEMGKIQGLFKQQDVRMLIMYSILPIAKLAKAHLQNGTQFEDRQLNAAIGMSWDAIKL, encoded by the coding sequence ATGAGAATAAGAGATGAAAACAAAGTTGAAGCCATTTATGATGCAACAATACAACTTGTGAACGAGATTGGGTTTGCCGAAGCATCAATCTCCAAAATTGCTAAAAAAGCAAATGTATCGGCAGCGACAATTTACATTTATCATGAAAATAAGGAGGACCTACTGCTTAAAACTTACCTGAAAATCAAGAGTAAAATGAGTGAACGAATGTTTCAGAGATTGGACAAAACCCGTACGGTTAAAGAGCAGTTTGACTCTATTATCCGCAATTATGTCGAGTTCATAGTAACCTTTAAGGAGTATTTTCTGTTTCTGGAGCAAATTATGACATCACCGCTGCCTCAGAGATGGTGTCTGGATGATACAGCAAGCTTGTTCCAACCTATTTTTGAAATGTATGAAATGGGCAAAATCCAAGGTTTATTTAAGCAACAGGATGTTCGCATGCTTATCATGTACTCTATCCTGCCTATAGCTAAGCTGGCAAAGGCACATTTACAAAATGGAACCCAATTCGAAGATAGACAATTAAACGCAGCTATCGGTATGAGCTGGGACGCTATAAAACTATAA
- a CDS encoding helix-turn-helix domain-containing protein, whose amino-acid sequence MTKGKAKVQELSKLEVISTRQMNRIRWIGTSPKRFCEIVRFQAVINDITNSLGKKHALAYDHGYFDQAHMIHDFKRFYGDSLSVAIREFGSMSDFYNT is encoded by the coding sequence GTGACAAAGGGAAAAGCTAAAGTACAGGAACTGTCCAAATTAGAAGTGATAAGTACGCGTCAAATGAACCGTATTCGATGGATCGGAACTAGTCCAAAGCGATTTTGTGAGATTGTTAGGTTTCAAGCAGTCATTAATGACATAACAAATTCGTTAGGTAAAAAACATGCCCTTGCTTATGATCATGGTTATTTCGATCAAGCACATATGATACATGATTTCAAACGCTTTTATGGTGATTCACTGAGTGTGGCTATCAGAGAGTTTGGTAGCATGTCCGATTTTTACAATACATAG